Proteins from one Panicum virgatum strain AP13 chromosome 7K, P.virgatum_v5, whole genome shotgun sequence genomic window:
- the LOC120641388 gene encoding trihelix transcription factor GTL1-like isoform X1 encodes MQHQQQHQEGGGSQYGAAPPDMGPFSLPPASGPMPLSSRPPPSAPQPQPRAASYEELAAVSSGAGAGAGGLDDEMLGGGAGGSSGASSNRWPREETQALIRIRSEMDATFRDATLKGPLWEDVSRKLADLGYKRSAKKCKEKFENVHKYYKRTKEGRAGRQDGKSYRFFDELEALHAAAPQPQHQLPQASTAPPLHAFAAPVSAPQPMSSMPPPPPGPMMQPAPISSVAPAPAPAPAPVEMPSAPHQPLNLPGFSFSSMSESESDDESEDDDMTAETGGSQDRLGKRKRGGGGKKMMFFFEGLMQQVVERQEEMQRRFLETMEKREAERTAREEAWRRQEVARLNREQEQLAQERAAAASRDAAIIAFIQRIGGQSVQPPPAIVVPMSVQTPPPPKQPPRQQHPPPPPSPQATTPQSNKPISAAPLQQQPKETSHRDAGTPRSAPPTSGASLELVPVAEQHVDYGPGGGDGGAASSSRWPKTEVHALIQLRMDLDMRYQETGPKGPLWEEISSGMRRLGYNRSSKRCKEKWENINKYYKKVKESNKKRPEDSKTCPYFHQLEAIYSRKHLRSIAAAAASNVTVAAAAPPVLPEQPNPSRHEIEGKNINDDKRNNGGSGGGAPQVPASNGDKAPTTPAAFDADSGMKKPEDIVRGLNEHPPREFTTDETDSDDMGDEYTDDGEEGEDDGKMQYRIQFQRPTNPGGTNSAPAPATTAAAAPAVPTSAPASTFLAMVQ; translated from the exons atgcagcaccagcagcagcaccaggagGGAGGCGGGTCCCAGTacggggccgcgccgccggacaTGGGCCCCTTCTCGCTGCCGCCGGCTTCCGGGCCCATGCCGCTGAGCAGCAGGCCGCCCCCGTcggcgccgcagccgcagccgaggGCGGCGAGCTACGAAGAATTGGCCGCGGTGTCGTCCggggccggcgccggtgccggcggctTGGACGACGAgatgctgggcggcggcgccggcgggtcgTCGGGCGCGTCCAGCAACCGGTGGCCGCGGGAGGAGACGCAGGCGCTCATCAGGATCCGGTCGGAGATGGACGCCACCTTCCGCGACGCCACGCTCAAGGGCCCCCTGTGGGAGGATGTCTCCAG GAAGCTTGCGGATTTAGGCTACAAGAGGAGCGCCAAGAAGTGCAAGGAGAAGTTTGAGAACGTGCACAAGTACTACAAGCGCACCAAGGAAGGCCGCGCCGGGAGGCAGGACGGCAAGAGCTACCGCTTCTTCGACGAGCTGGAGGCGCTGCATGCGgccgcgccgcagccgcagcaccaGTTGCCGCAAGCAAGCACCGCCCCGCCGCTCCACGCCTTCGCGGCGCCAGTATCCGCGCCGCAGCCGATGAGTtcaatgccgccgccgccgccggggccgatgATGCAGCCGGCGCCAATATCTTCGGTGGCCCCagccccggccccggcgccggcgcccgtggAGATGCCCTCGGCCCCCCATCAGCCCCTCAACCTGCCAGGTTTCAGCTTCTCGTCCatgtcggagtcggagtcggaCGACGAGTCCGAGGACGACGACATGACTGCGGAGACGGGCGGCAGCCAGGACCGCCTCGGCAAGCggaagcgcggcggcggcggcaagaagATGATGTTCTTCTTCGAGGGGCTTATGCAGCAGGTCGTCGAGAGGCAGGAGGAGATGCAGCGACGGTTCCTGGAGACCATGGAGAAGCGGGAGGCGGAGCGcacggcgcgggaggaggcgtGGCGCAGGCAGGAGGTCGCCCGCCTCAACCGCGAGCAGGAGCAGCTAGCTCAggaacgcgccgccgcggcctcccggGACGCCGCCATCATAGCCTTCATCCAGCGCATCGGCGGGCAGTCCGTGCAGCCGCCTCCCGCCATCGTCGTCCCAATGTCAGTCCAGACCCCGCCACCGCCCAAGCAACCTCCTCGACAGCAGcacccacctcctccgccgtcgccgcaggCCACGACACCACAGTCCAACAAGCCAATCTCAGCCGCGCCGCTCCAGCAGCAGCCCAAGGAAACGTCGCACCGGGACGCTGGCACGCCGCGCAGCGCGCCCCCGACCTCCGGCGCGTCACTGGAGCTGGTGCCTGTCGCGGAGCAGCACGTCGATTACGGTCCtggaggaggcgacggcggggccGCGTCATCCTCGCGGTGGCCGAAGACGGAGGTGCACGCTCTCATCCAGCTCCGCATGGACTTGGACATGCGCTACCAGGAGACGGGTCCCAAGGGCCCGCTCTGGGAGGAGATTTCGTCCGGGATGCGGCGGCTGGGATACAACCGGAGCTCGAAGCGGTGCAAGGAGAAGTGGGAGAACATCAACAAGTACTACAAGAAGGTGAAGGAGAGCAACAAGAAGCGGCCCGAGGACTCCAAGACCTGCCCGTACTTTCACCAGCTCGAGGCCATCTACAGCCGGAAGCACCTCCGCAgcatcgcggccgccgccgcgtccaatgtcaccgtcgccgccgccgctcctcccgtcCTCCCTGAGCAGCCGAACCCGAGCCGGCACGAAATTGAGGGGAAGAACATCAACGACGACAAGAGGAACAACGGAGGATCAGGCGGAGGCGCGCCGCAGGTGCCGGCCAGTAATGGCGATAAAGCGCCGACGACGCCGGCCGCTTTCGACGCCGACAGCGGCATGAAGAAG CCAGAAGACATCGTCAGGGGGCTGAACGAGCATCCGCCCCGGGAGTTCACGACGGACGAGACGGACAGCGACGACATGGGCGACGAGTAcaccgacgacggcgaggagggtGAGGACGACGGCAAAATGCAGTACAGGATACAGTTCCAGAGGCCGACGAACCCCGGCGGCACCAACAGCGCGCCAGCACCGGCgacaacggcggcggccgcacccGCGGTGCCGACCTCGGCTCCGGCGAGCACCTTCCTCGCCATGGTTCAATAG
- the LOC120641388 gene encoding trihelix transcription factor GTL1-like isoform X2 yields MQHQQQHQEGGGSQYGAAPPDMGPFSLPPASGPMPLSSRPPPSAPQPQPRAASYEELAAVSSGAGAGAGGLDDEMLGGGAGGSSGASSNRWPREETQALIRIRSEMDATFRDATLKGPLWEDVSRKLADLGYKRSAKKCKEKFENVHKYYKRTKEGRAGRQDGKSYRFFDELEALHAAAPQPQHQLPQASTAPPLHAFAAPVSAPQPMSSMPPPPPGPMMQPAPISSVAPAPAPAPAPVEMPSAPHQPLNLPGFSFSSMSESESDDESEDDDMTAETGGSQDRLGKRKRGGGGKKMMFFFEGLMQQVVERQEEMQRRFLETMEKREAERTAREEAWRRQEVARLNREQEQLAQERAAAASRDAAIIAFIQRIGGQSVQPPPAIVVPMSVQTPPPPKQPPRQQHPPPPPSPQATTPQSNKPISAAPLQQQPKETSHRDAGTPRSAPPTSGASLELVPVAEQHVDYGPGGGDGGAASSSRWPKTEVHALIQLRMDLDMRYQETGPKGPLWEEISSGMRRLGYNRSSKRCKEKWENINKYYKKVKESNKKRPEDSKTCPYFHQLEAIYSRKHLRSIAAAAASNVTVAAAAPPVLPEQPNPSRHEIEGKNINDDKRNNGGSGGGAPQVPASNGDKAPTTPAAFDADSGMKKKTSSGG; encoded by the exons atgcagcaccagcagcagcaccaggagGGAGGCGGGTCCCAGTacggggccgcgccgccggacaTGGGCCCCTTCTCGCTGCCGCCGGCTTCCGGGCCCATGCCGCTGAGCAGCAGGCCGCCCCCGTcggcgccgcagccgcagccgaggGCGGCGAGCTACGAAGAATTGGCCGCGGTGTCGTCCggggccggcgccggtgccggcggctTGGACGACGAgatgctgggcggcggcgccggcgggtcgTCGGGCGCGTCCAGCAACCGGTGGCCGCGGGAGGAGACGCAGGCGCTCATCAGGATCCGGTCGGAGATGGACGCCACCTTCCGCGACGCCACGCTCAAGGGCCCCCTGTGGGAGGATGTCTCCAG GAAGCTTGCGGATTTAGGCTACAAGAGGAGCGCCAAGAAGTGCAAGGAGAAGTTTGAGAACGTGCACAAGTACTACAAGCGCACCAAGGAAGGCCGCGCCGGGAGGCAGGACGGCAAGAGCTACCGCTTCTTCGACGAGCTGGAGGCGCTGCATGCGgccgcgccgcagccgcagcaccaGTTGCCGCAAGCAAGCACCGCCCCGCCGCTCCACGCCTTCGCGGCGCCAGTATCCGCGCCGCAGCCGATGAGTtcaatgccgccgccgccgccggggccgatgATGCAGCCGGCGCCAATATCTTCGGTGGCCCCagccccggccccggcgccggcgcccgtggAGATGCCCTCGGCCCCCCATCAGCCCCTCAACCTGCCAGGTTTCAGCTTCTCGTCCatgtcggagtcggagtcggaCGACGAGTCCGAGGACGACGACATGACTGCGGAGACGGGCGGCAGCCAGGACCGCCTCGGCAAGCggaagcgcggcggcggcggcaagaagATGATGTTCTTCTTCGAGGGGCTTATGCAGCAGGTCGTCGAGAGGCAGGAGGAGATGCAGCGACGGTTCCTGGAGACCATGGAGAAGCGGGAGGCGGAGCGcacggcgcgggaggaggcgtGGCGCAGGCAGGAGGTCGCCCGCCTCAACCGCGAGCAGGAGCAGCTAGCTCAggaacgcgccgccgcggcctcccggGACGCCGCCATCATAGCCTTCATCCAGCGCATCGGCGGGCAGTCCGTGCAGCCGCCTCCCGCCATCGTCGTCCCAATGTCAGTCCAGACCCCGCCACCGCCCAAGCAACCTCCTCGACAGCAGcacccacctcctccgccgtcgccgcaggCCACGACACCACAGTCCAACAAGCCAATCTCAGCCGCGCCGCTCCAGCAGCAGCCCAAGGAAACGTCGCACCGGGACGCTGGCACGCCGCGCAGCGCGCCCCCGACCTCCGGCGCGTCACTGGAGCTGGTGCCTGTCGCGGAGCAGCACGTCGATTACGGTCCtggaggaggcgacggcggggccGCGTCATCCTCGCGGTGGCCGAAGACGGAGGTGCACGCTCTCATCCAGCTCCGCATGGACTTGGACATGCGCTACCAGGAGACGGGTCCCAAGGGCCCGCTCTGGGAGGAGATTTCGTCCGGGATGCGGCGGCTGGGATACAACCGGAGCTCGAAGCGGTGCAAGGAGAAGTGGGAGAACATCAACAAGTACTACAAGAAGGTGAAGGAGAGCAACAAGAAGCGGCCCGAGGACTCCAAGACCTGCCCGTACTTTCACCAGCTCGAGGCCATCTACAGCCGGAAGCACCTCCGCAgcatcgcggccgccgccgcgtccaatgtcaccgtcgccgccgccgctcctcccgtcCTCCCTGAGCAGCCGAACCCGAGCCGGCACGAAATTGAGGGGAAGAACATCAACGACGACAAGAGGAACAACGGAGGATCAGGCGGAGGCGCGCCGCAGGTGCCGGCCAGTAATGGCGATAAAGCGCCGACGACGCCGGCCGCTTTCGACGCCGACAGCGGCATGAAGAAG AAGACATCGTCAGGGGGCTGA